The following are encoded in a window of Panicum virgatum strain AP13 chromosome 5N, P.virgatum_v5, whole genome shotgun sequence genomic DNA:
- the LOC120673154 gene encoding zinc finger CCCH domain-containing protein 11-like: protein MPPKKAAPSKAELAKKQKVVEDKTFGLKNKNKSKNVQKYVQSLHQAVQPKPDPTKTAAKKKKEEEKAREKELNDLFKVAVSQPKVPVGVDPKSILCEFFKAGQCQKGFKCKFSHDLNVQRKGEKIDIYTDKRDAETMEDWDQETLEKVVESKKTEYQQNKPTDIVCKYFLDAVEKKQYGWFWVCPNGGKDCHYRHALPPGYVLKSQMKALLEEESEKIAIEDEIEDQRKKTKSTTPMTTELFMEWKRKKAEEREAGQAALKAERAKSDRMSGRELFMADASVFVDDAEAYEVYEREEESEANEESSKKSQDAGPSSSTSNGKEVEEPDDEDIDVDDDLDIDELNELEASLSRTSIQIREPGDGTSS, encoded by the exons ATGCCGCCGAAGAAGGCCGCCCCGTCGAAGGCGGAGCTGGCGAAGAAGCAGAAGGTCGTGGAGGACAAGACCTTCGGgctcaagaacaagaacaagagcaagaacGTCCAGAAGTACGTCCAGTCCCTGCACCAGGCCGTCCAGCCCAAGCCCGACCCGACCAAGACTGCCGCCAAG aaaaagaaggaggaggagaaggcgcgcgAGAAGGAGCTCAATGATCTGTTCAAGGTCGCCGTCAGCCAGCCCAAAGTCCCAGTTG GTGTTGATCCCAAGTCAATATTGTGCGAGTTCTTCAAGGCTGGCCAGTGCCAGAAGGGTTTTAAGTGCAAGTTCTCACATGACCTAAATGTCCAGAGGAAGGGTGAAAAGATTGATATCTACACTGACAAGCGTGATGCAG AAACCATGGAGGACTGGGATCAGGAAACTCTCGAGAAGGTTGTTGAATCGAAGAAAACAGAGTATCAGCAGAACAAACCTACTGATATT GTCTGCAAGTACTTTCTTGATGCCGTGGAGAAGAAACAGTACGGCTGGTTTTGGGTTTGCCCAAATGGTGGTAAAGATTGCCACTACAGGCATGCCCTTCCGCCTGGATATGTACTAAAATCCCAAATGAAGGCCTTACTGGAGGAAGAGAGTGAAAAGATAGCTATTGAAGATGAGATTGAAGATCAG CGCAAAAAGACAAAGTCTACCACTCCTATGACCACGGAATTGTTCATGGaatggaagaggaagaaggcagAAGAAAGAGAAGCTGGCCAAGCTGCCTTGAAGGCGGAGAGGGCTAAGAGTGATCGCATGAG TGGTCGTGAGTTGTTCATGGCTGATGCAAGTGTGTTCGTTGATGATGCGGAAGCATATGAAGTTtatgagagagaggaagagtcTGAGGCCAACGAAGAATCG AGCAAGAAAAGTCAGGATGCAGGTCCAAGTTCATCAACTTCTAATGGCAAGGAGGTTGAGGAGCCAGACGACGAAGACATCGATGTTGATGATGACTTGGACATTGATGAATTAAATGAACTTGAAGCAAGCCTGTCGAGAACTTCCATCCAAATCCGAGAGCCTGGCGATGGAACATCATCTTGA